From Chaetodon auriga isolate fChaAug3 chromosome 10, fChaAug3.hap1, whole genome shotgun sequence, a single genomic window includes:
- the LOC143327647 gene encoding kelch repeat and BTB domain-containing protein 12-like: MDAPALGSAQAEHGSLLLRQLERMRAAEELTDVVLVAEGIPFPCHKVVLSAFSPYFQAMFTCGLKETRGGEVPLRDTPAQSLELLLDYMYRAQLPLSNDNIQGVAAAAFLLHIDGAFRLCQSHMESRMDPSNCVGLYHWARDLGASGLANSALRYVCQHFAEVCEEEEVLELDAQSLGDLLGSDDLNISQEQVVLELVLRWVERRRGDSQSEARAVELLRRVRLELVDPGFLRKARRRNPVLLRDAECFGMIDAALQTSGLCATSAPPRPALRYGMETTDLLLCLGGVNKEGVPARRGGVADLSFCFSPHGRKTYYISSPLRACGGLGQITAGAVTRDNNILVAIETEDQHRMKRVDIYRYDNSEESSWGALCTAAYRDMYALGLLGDALYMIGGQMKVRNHYMITDSVDRWSLKRGGSWLSFAPLPLPLACHCVVSVKEHLYVLGGWTPQHQPDEEPDKLSNRVFQFDPGRDRWTECASMKYSRYRCGTAVLNGEIYILGGIGCDGEDHGQSRRCLSSVEIYNPDADTWRAGPTLPSSLLSHRTNASNIGVVEGKLYLCGYYKGAGRHEIITKEILELDPADNVWTVVERRATMHDSYDVCLVANLNPRDLFTP, from the exons ATGGATGCACCAGCGCTGGGCTCTGCTCAGGCAGAGCATGGCTCACTTCTGCTCAGGCAGCTGGAGAGGATGAGAGCGGCTGAGGAGCTCACTGATGTGGTGCTGGTGGCGGAGGGGATTCCCTTTCCATGCCACAAGGTGGTGCTGTCTGCATTCAGCCCTTACTTTCAG GCCATGTTTACATGTGGTCTGAAGGAGACCCGCGGAGGAGAGGTACCTCTCAGAGACACTCCAGCTCAgagcctggagctgctgctggactaCATGTACCGAGCTCAACTTCCACTTTCCAATGACAACATCCAGggagtggctgctgctgcattccTGCTCCATATAGATGGAGCCTTCAG ATTGTGTCAGAGCCACATGGAGTCCCGCATGGACCCCTCCAACTGTGTCGGCCTGTACCACTGGGCCAGAGACCTGGGGGCCAGTGGTCTGGCCAACAGTGCCTTGCGATACGTCTGCCAACACTTTGCAGAG GtttgtgaggaagaagaagtgCTGGAACTGGATGCCCAAAGTCTTGGGGATCTGCTGGGTTCAGATGACCTCAACATATCACAGGAGCAGGTTGTGCTGGAGCTGGTGCTGCGTTGGGTGGAGAGGCGAAGGGGGGACTCACAGAGTGAAGCCCGGGCTGTGGAGTTACTCAGGCGTGTCCGGCTGGAGCTTGTGGACCCTGGATTCCTCCGTAAGGCCAGGAGGAGAAACCCG GTATTGCTTCGGGATGCTGAGTGCTTCGGGATGATTGACGCTGCTCTCCAGACCTCAGGTCTCTGTGCGACATCAGCTCCACCTCGGCCAGCCCTTCGTTATGGCATGGAGACCAcagacctgctgctctgcttggGTGGGGTGAACAAGGAGGGAGTGCCAGCCCGCCGTGGAGGAGTTGCTGACCTCAGTTTTTGCTTTTCCCCCCATGGTAGAAAGACTTACTACATCTCCTCTCCACTGAGGGCCTGTGGAGGCTTGGGACAGATCACAGCAGGGGCAGTGACGCGGGACAACAACATCTTGGTTGCCATAGAGACAGAAGATCAACACAGGATGAAGAGGGTGGATATCTACAG GTATGATAAttcagaggagagcagctggGGGGCGCTGTGCACAGCAGCATACAGGGACATGTATGCATTAGGGCTGCTAGGTGATGCCCTCTATATGATTGGCGGTCAGATGAAAGTACGTAACCACTACATGATCACTGACAGTGTGGACAGGTGGTCGCTaaagagaggaggcagctgGCTCAGCTTCGCCCCGTTGCCTCTCCCCTTAGCCTGCCACTGTGTCGTCAGCGTAAAGGAGCATCTCTATGTGCTGGGCGGCTGGACaccacag cACCAGCCAGATGAGGAGCCTGACAAGCTGAGTAACCgtgtgtttcagtttgaccCTGGCAGGGACAGGTGGACAGAGTGTGCCAGCATGAAGTACTCCAGGTACCGCTGCGGCACGGCTGTGCTCAATGGAGAAATCTACATATTAG GTGGTATAGGATGTGATGGAGAGGACCATGGACAATCACGTCGCTGTCTAAGCTCAGTGGAAATCTATAACCCAGACGCAGACACCTGGAGGGCAGGACCCACCCTTCCCTCATCTTTACTCTCCCACCGAACCAACGCCTCCAACATAGGAGTAGTGGAGGGCAAGCTATACCTCTGTGGATACTACAAGGGGGCCG GCCGTCATGAGATCATCACCAAGGAGATTTTGGAGTTGGACCCTGCAGACAATGTGTGGACGGTGGTGGAGAGACGAGCAACCATGCATGACAGCTATGACGTCTGTCTGGTGGCTAACCTCAATCCTCGAGACCTCTTCACACCCTAA